The genomic interval AACCACCGGGCCAGCAGCTCGGGCTCGGTGAGCGCGCGCCAGACCCGACCGGGTGGATGCGCGAGATACTGGTCGGCCCGGATCACGCCGCGTTCGGTCATCGTCGTTTCCCCTCCTGCTCGCCGGAAGCCCGGCTCTGTTCGGTGGTGGTGGCCCCGGCCTGCCCCGGGCCGTCGGCACCCTCCTCGACGCCCATCGCGTCGAGGAGATCGCGCAGCCCGGTGAGCTTCTGCCGCCAGAACCGCTCGTACGGCGTCAGCCACTCGGCCACGTCCCGCAGCGGCTCCGGCCGCAGCGAATAGAGCCGTTGCCGGCCCGACC from Plantactinospora sp. BC1 carries:
- a CDS encoding helix-turn-helix transcriptional regulator, which encodes MAEIDVFTAVANPTRRQLLGLLLDRGERPVQELAEHFDMRRPSLSEHLRVLRDAGLVVERRSGRQRLYSLRPEPLRDVAEWLTPYERFWRQKLTGLRDLLDAMGVEEGADGPGQAGATTTEQSRASGEQEGKRR